From Babylonia areolata isolate BAREFJ2019XMU chromosome 14, ASM4173473v1, whole genome shotgun sequence:
CCAGGTCTGAGAGATACAGGTACCTGCAGTGCTGGATATTGAAATTTTGTGCAAAGTTGTGTATCTCTGAAAATGGATAACATTCCACAGTGTGGCTCCATTCCTCCCATCTGTCTCCAAAGCACACTTTCAGTCTGGCGAAAGAGCTGATCAAGGTGTTCAAACCCACACCCAAGAGATCAATTGGCATCACTAAACCTGCATCAATAAAACAGTATGAAACTGGATATACATAATGACACATGCATACTTTCAAACATAAtgtgaaaaaataaaagacacaaaaaaacccatcacctatacacatacatgtccagacacacacattcacacacacacacaaacgcacgcacaattCAAGTGTCTACGTAAGACAGGACCAGAAAACCGAAACCGcccgacaaaaaaaagaagaggtggaGGCAGCACAGGCAGCCCACGTTGAAGGAATAGAACTGTATTGGGTCCCGGTCCAACATCATTAGATACAGCGTCAGGTTCGTCTGGAAGCGCAGACACAGCTTCACCCCCAGGAAGCCCAGAAAAGAACACAGCGAGAACACGCAGAAGAACACACATGTCAGGAGGTAGTTGCCCAGGAAAACTATCGTCTCCAAATGTCCGGCAAACAGGATGGAGCGATTGCTTTTGGAACTGAATGCTCCCCGGAGCTGTTGTGGGCGTCTGCTGGGGAAGGTCACCCAGAAGGTCTCGGCTGTCATGAGACAGGTAGAGTGAGGGCCGTGCATCGTTTTCAGCCGACGGCACAGCGGGAACATTCTGACGGTTGCTGGTTTTCTGTTTCACAACAGTTTGCGGTCAATCGTCACAGCTCTGCTTTCATGATGGAGAAGTCTGAAAAACCCATGGTGCAAATTCTTTGAGGGGTAATCCCTGTAATTTAGTCCCAAACAATATGCGCAAGACACTCAGATGCATGAATGAATTTCATGAGTGCTTTGTAAGGACCTTATGCTATATTCTGGCTTACTttgctgtgtatgtgttgcactgtgctcaCACTTCAATGTGTTACACTCTGTTGTATTCCAATAATATATCATAGATCTATACCACTgcagttgttggtggtttttttttcaaatactgtATCATTTTCAAAACTTTATCGCAGAGTAGTAGTACTGTGCAGTGCAGCGTAGTATGTTATACTGATGTAGTGCAACAGAATATTCAGCAATCCAGTGTGGTGCATAAAAtcaatatatctatatgtatatatgtatgtgtatatatatatacactttttttttgttttgataataTTTGATAATAAGGATGACAGATCCCACATTTTCAGAGCAGTAGTTTGATGTCACCTCACTCGTTCTGAAACAATGTTCtggacttttttttaaacatcagcaCAATGTATGATTTTCACATGGCAGTTAatatttgcaacaacaacaacaacacacacacacactgctatctatctatatgtatatatatatatgtgtgtgtgtgtgtgtgtgtgtgtgtgtgtgtacggagagagagagagtgagagagagagagagagagagggagagagagagagattaaaactgGTCACATACTTACAGTCACACAAGTTGGTTTGCTGTACAAATAATATTGCAGTACAAAATACTATCAGTATAGCATTTACACGGACAATTCTAACCacattttgatcacacatgccTCAAGAAAGTTGACATTGCACTTACAGGTATTCAGATTACAA
This genomic window contains:
- the LOC143289579 gene encoding transmembrane protein 250-like, which translates into the protein MFPLCRRLKTMHGPHSTCLMTAETFWVTFPSRRPQQLRGAFSSKSNRSILFAGHLETIVFLGNYLLTCVFFCVFSLCSFLGFLGVKLCLRFQTNLTLYLMMLDRDPIQFYSFNVGCLCCLHLFFFLSGGFGFLVLSYVDT